CAGCCTAGCTGGTTTGTTAATACTAATTTATATTTGGGTGAAAAAGGGTTACCGATTTAGTTGGAACCTTACTGCTCCTGTTTCAACCTGGAAAGTCGTAAAAACATTACTTACATACAGCTTAACAATTGGAATAAGTAGTTTATTGCTTATCCTCATTCAGTTAATAGATGCTTTAAATTTGTATTCTCTCTTAGTAAATGGAGGTATGGAGGAAGAAGCTGCGAAGACATTAAAGGGAGTATATGACAGAGGACAGCCTTTAATACAATTAGGAACCGTAGTAGCTACTTCGTTTGCTTTATCTTTAGTACCGGTAATTGCCAATGCTAAGGTTAATAATGATGAAGGATTTATCCGTGAAAAATTAAGGCTATCATTAAAGCTATGCTTTGTTATTGGCGCAGGTGCCTCTGTAGGATTAATCGTCTTAATGAAGTCTATTAATACAATGTTGTTCAGAAATCCATCAGGTACTGAAGTTTTAATGATTCTAAGCGGTTCTGTTTTGTTTACATCCATATGTTTAACTTTATTTGCGATCTTACAAGGATTAGGACATACATTTGTTCCAGCCATAGCTGTTCTTGTTGGAGCTGGAATAAAATTTATTGGTAATGAGCTATTAATACAAATTTTCGGAATTACCGGAGCAGCAATATCTACATTGATAGCTTATATGTTCATATCAATTATTATGATGTTTTATTTAATAAGTAAGGGGTATTCCTTTAGGGGTAATAAAAGCTTATATAAAATAGGTCTATCCTTAATTGTTATGCTTGGAGTATTGTTTCTAACTCTAGAAGTGAATAGTTATATCAATATTCATAGTCGGACTTATTCAACTATAACTGCTTTAATAGGAGTAGTAATTGGTGCCTTTTTTTATGGGATAGCAATTATTAAATTCAATGTCTTTACGAAAGAGGAAATGCAAAGTAT
This genomic stretch from Metabacillus sp. B2-18 harbors:
- a CDS encoding putative polysaccharide biosynthesis protein — its product is MNSQKNHINKAMQGAMILTLAGLLTKIFSAAYRVPYQNIVGDIGFYIYQQVYPFYGMSVILATSGFPVMISKVMSDYGYGHSIKVRSKIMTITLLYLIAFGMTLSIFLYILSAPLSIFMGDIHLEPLIQLAAVSFLIVPFVSLLRGQFQADQNMNPTATSQVVEQGIRVTFILLSSYFLIREGFDLYIVGQGAILSSIIGSLAGLLILIYIWVKKGYRFSWNLTAPVSTWKVVKTLLTYSLTIGISSLLLILIQLIDALNLYSLLVNGGMEEEAAKTLKGVYDRGQPLIQLGTVVATSFALSLVPVIANAKVNNDEGFIREKLRLSLKLCFVIGAGASVGLIVLMKSINTMLFRNPSGTEVLMILSGSVLFTSICLTLFAILQGLGHTFVPAIAVLVGAGIKFIGNELLIQIFGITGAAISTLIAYMFISIIMMFYLISKGYSFRGNKSLYKIGLSLIVMLGVLFLTLEVNSYINIHSRTYSTITALIGVVIGAFFYGIAIIKFNVFTKEEMQSIPVINKIIK